From a single Lolium rigidum isolate FL_2022 chromosome 7, APGP_CSIRO_Lrig_0.1, whole genome shotgun sequence genomic region:
- the LOC124674852 gene encoding haloacid dehalogenase-like hydrolase domain-containing protein 3 gives MAVARLRSASSAAARLQPALAGRRRHLGTAAAAAEPEVAVAVGARWEPMGAREYYDYRRAIYGDITHKAILVDAAGTLLAPTEPMAQVYRTLGEKYGVKYSEDEILMRYRQAYAQPWGRSRLRYVDDGRPFWQHIVSSSTGCSNLEYFEELYHYYTTEKAWQLIDPDAKYVFEALRRAGVRTAVVSNFDTRLRPLLQALNCDHWFDAVAVSAEVAAEKPNPTIFLKACELLDVKPEEAVHIGDDRRNDLWGARDAGCDAWLWGSDVHSFKEVAERIGVSVGMGNSM, from the exons ATGGCGGTGGCGCGGCTGCGCtcggcctcctcggcggcggcgcggctccaGCCGGCGCTCGCGGGCCGGCGGCGGCACCTAGGcaccgcggccgcggcggcggagccggaggtcgCTGTCGCCGTCGGCGCGAGGTGGGAGCCGATGGGGGCGCGGGAGTACTACGACTACCGGAGGGCCATCTACGGCGACATCACGCACAAGGCCATCCTCGTCGACGCCGCCGGCACCCTCCTCGCCCCCACCGAGCCCATGGCCCAG GTGTACAGAACACTCGGCGAGAAGTACGGGGTGAAGTACTCGGAGGATGAGATCTTGATGAGGTACAGGCAGGCGTATGCCCAACCATGGGGTAGATCACGGCTTAG GTATGTTGACGATGGAAGACCCTTTTGGCAACATATAGTTAGTTCTTCTACAGGCTGCTCAAATTTAGAATACTTTGAGGAGCTTTATCATTACTATACAACTGAAAAG GCCTGGCAGCTCATCGACCCTGATGCTAAGTACGTTTTTGAAGCACTGAGAAGGGCTGGTGTAAGAACGGCTGTTGTATCCAACTTTGACACCCGTCTCCGGCCACTTTTACAGGCCCTGAATTGCGATCACTGGTTTGATGCAGTTGCTGTATCTGCTGAG GTTGCAGCAGAAAAGCCAAACCCAACCATATTCTTGAAGGCCTGTGAGTTGTTGGACGTGAAACCTGAAGAGGCAGTGCATATTGGTGATGACCGTAGGAACGATTTATGGGGAGCTAGGGACGCAGGCTGTGATGCCTGGCTTTGGGGCAGCGATGTTCACTCCTTCAAGGAG GTCGCAGAAAGAATCGGAGTTAGCGTGGGTATGGGCAACTCTATGTGA